The DNA segment AGATGAGCAAAGAAAATGGCAACataaggtctctatttatagttgAAGAGGATGTTTCAAGATCATCACAGGTGTTAGGGAGTGTCTAGGATCATCACAGGTGTCCTAGCTGGTTCCTAAAACCATCAAAGAGCTCCTGGTATCGAGTTTGGAGTGTCTAAGTCGGTTTAAGGTGAAAACCTGCAGCTGTCCAAATTTTTCTGCCCAGATacaggctttacggaccgtaagcctgaccccttacggtccgtaaccgatttAAATTTGTatcgcccaggtaccctccttacggacgGTAAGCCTGGttccttgcggtccgtaagaggTTGATCAGAAACATGAAATCTTTCAAACTTGACACCTTTAGTCCTTCAACTTTTATAATCATCATTAATTATTTCCGAGAGCTTGTTTCAACATTATAAAGTCTTGGGTTTagtaaaaggtcactcagaggcataaattagcatgttgacacttttagtcccttcgcatacGAAATTTCAATGCTGTCAAGTTTAGTCATTTGAAATAATTCTGTTACACGGTTagggtttaggacacgtgtctttatataattggacacgattttacgaggtgttacattatAGTTACCTTAATTAAATGATTCCTTAATAATATCTAACGGAACTAATggaatttatttataaattaatCTTTTAAATTTCGAAATtaattttatcaattaaataaaTCCACAAAATATAAGAGAACGACAAATATAAAATAATTTGCGTTTTTATTTATAACATCTCTGATCTGGTTTACAATACGAGTCAGTTTGTATAGTTCGTAAAAGTATGATTGAATAATTTGTatgataaaaacaaaattttgaattAAAAAAATTTACACAGTAAAACCTCTTTAAATTAATACTCGATAAGTTAATAACTTCGATAAAATTTATAATTTGTCGTGTGCCATATTAGGACCAATACAAAATTTGATCCCAATCGATAAAATGATAAGATAATAAAACTATAGGGTGTGGAGGAGAACCATCCTCAAGGGATGAGTCTCCACGTAGGCAACCACATCATTGTTATTCTGAGCATAACTAGGTCCTTATATTAATCCAGATATTGTGAGCATAACTAGGTCCTTATCTTTCATAGGTTCGCCAATATTCGACAAAGTAGAGGAAAATTCCATAGCTTGGGTCAAATATGCAATTGGGGTTTCATCCCCTTTCATCATTATTCTGAGTAATTGAGTTTTTAGAGTGTGTTCAGGAGAGGCTGTGTTCGGTGCATAAGCACGTTCCGAAGAAAGCCAAAGATCACGAGAAGTGTTACCTTACACATGCTGAAATGATGTTTCAGAAATTGTTGATAAGATTATCATCCAGACGTGGGCATCGTTTGCAATCCACCGGGAATAACTTGGGTTATCAGGGGTTGAGGAAGCTTCACGTTCTTTAGACGCTGGAATGATTACAGTTGGTTCTGGACAAGGAATGGCGCCATCCACATAATCGAACAAATTATTTGTAAGCAAGAAAGTTTCGATTATGGCTTTCCAATACCCATAGTTTGTTTGGGTTAGGGTAAAGGAAAATTTGTGAGTGTTACGAGTTTGTTTTCTCAGCAATGGTGAAGGAAACCAAGGTTGTCATGATTGAAGAAGGCTGGCCGGAAAAAAAACAAGTTATCGGCGAAAGGAAAGGGAACGACTGACTGTTGAGCTCCTACCTCTTGATACGACGTAAAACCAAATGTTGGATTGTATTGAATGAATACAAAGGTTACAATCAAGCAAATATCAACCTTCTAACAATAATAAACATGGCAAACTTTTGGTTTAAGTGGCCTATATCTCTTCAAGGTTTAACCAAAATCCGTTAACATTAACAAACAAAATTTTCTTGGCTGACAAAAAATACAAATTTACAAAGTTGAGGGGTGTATTTTGCCGATGCAATCAATATTTCAAACAGGTTCAATCAGACGGTTCAACAAAGACCAGACTACCTGACCTGACTGACCCTGCCGGTACCCATCTCCCCAACATCGGTTACACATCCAACCTCCATCACCGGCGCACCTCCTAATCTCCGATCACCGGACATTAACAATTCCAAAATTCGATCATCTTATACACACATTACGACTTCAAAGGCAGAAAAAATGGCGGCAGATGACGTTTCAGTGGATGATAAGGTAAAGAGAACGCGAGATCTGCTTTCGAGTTTCTATTCACAGGATGCTTCTCAGATTCATTCTGCTCCCGCCAATTCTACATCACGATTCGCCACTCTCGATACCATCAACACGACGTCGTTCGATGCCGATCAGTACATGAATCTTCTCGTAAGTGTTTTGATCTCAGATCCGTATATTATTTCATTATTGCATTCATTATCTGTTATTTTATCACTTGATGTTTGTATAATTGTTGTGTTAGGTCATTAATTTTGTGTTCTAAGaaaagagccacaagttgttacTTGAATTATGACCTAGATCTGTTTAGTGTACTAAGTTATCAGACCTATTAATCATATTACAACAGTGCTTTAGAATTTACAATTTAGTTAGCCTATTTCATATGAAGGTTTAACTGCAGTGCCCCTAGGGTACAGTATCAAATGTATATAGAGATTATTATGCTATTCAAGATATGTGTAGGAATGTGCTATGAGTTTGAGTTCTCTTGAGAACCGTGGATTTTCGTATTTTACGCTGATTAGTTGAATATGTTCGTGCTGACGTGCGGATGCTGTTAGCTCCGTTAACAGCACTGGACAGGTAAAGTTGTTCTTAGGATTTTACAGTTTATTACAAAGGACCGTATGATTTAATAGTAGAGTTTTAAAGTGAAGTGGAAAGCTCTCTTATAAGAGTGTTAAGAGTTGAGGACAATCGTTATTGAGTTAAATTGTAAAATTGATCTTTTCAAATTACTTTAGTATCAATCCTGAAGTTAAGTTGAGTCACTTGAGTGCGCATGCGCTCGTTGACATGTATATGATCGGATGGGAACGCTCGTAACTCGTAAGTGCAAACTGGTAGTCAGTTAGAGAATCCTGTACATATGTTGACGACTAAGATGAGTGTGTGAACTGTGGAAGAGTTGTAGAACTATGAGGTTGTTCATTTAGAGAATCATCATCGTTCATACATGAAGTCATGAACAAAGATCCTTTACTTATGCTGGATGCCTATACAGCATCCAAGATATACCCAGCAGTAATGGTTTATGTAGTAGGCTTTGTAAAATGGCATGAGAAGATAGCATAGAAAGACTATGCTAAGGGTTATTTGCTTCATAGCGAATACAACCTGGTACAAATCAAAGTATTTGAAACATAGGGAGCTAACATGTAATTAGCCTTGAAATAAAGACAACCTCTTACAAATGTACGTAGATGTGTGCATGGACGCACACATAAGCAAGAGGAGATTGACTTTACTTACTAGTATACATGGTTGGTGCACCTGTGTAGAAATTGTGAAAACTTAGTTCTTCAATCTTCATCTCTGCCTTGTAATAGGGGGCAGTGGTACCCATGGTAATCCATGATAGATTTGCTCATCAAAGTTTTACTTTAATATAGATTTGACATTTTTGCTTAAAGCTGTTCATGACTATAATTTTATAAAGTGCCTGTGGTTCCTTATGGCGTTACAAGATACTCAATCCACTCTAATAAACTTTTTTTCTCAAAGATATCAGTTATGTTTTGATTTGTATAGCTAACTTAACTCTGTGATTATAAATCATGCAAAACAGTTCCTATCATTGTTTAGAAGATGAATATAAATCATAAGAAATGCTCATTACCAATGTGAGCTCTTATGTCTAGTGCCTTTTGTCTCAAAAGCTACTAAATCTTTTATTCAGTATAGTTATGAAGAATTTTGGTCTTTTTATATACAAAGCTGGTTGTCTGATATGCTGGACTGGTGGAAGAAGGCCGTGTTAGAGCGttaaacacataatcatcctTATGTGGCACACATTTTTGATCTTCTGGTGCAAGTTTGATGATGTTTCTTCCCCTAATGTATCAGGTACATAAGTCAAATCTGGAGGGCCTCCTTCAGAGACATGTTGAAATGGCTGCTGAGATCAAGAATCTCGATACTGACTTGCAAATGTTAGTATATGAAAATTATAACAAGTTCATCAGTGCTACAGATACCATTAAAAGGTGAGACACTGTTTTGGTAATTCTTTATCTTCTATGAGATGCCGACGGAATTTTCTCTTGACAACATTTCATGGAGCTATTGTCATGTACGGTATGTGCtaatactttatatatatatatatattttttttgtgctAGAATGAAGAATAATATTGTTGGCATGGAAGTTAATATGGAGCAACTTCTTGATAAGGTATTTTGGcaacattttttttcttttatttatgttGACTTTCTTATCAAGGAAAATGTAAGTAAGTTAGAAGAAAGTTTCGAAATTGACCTCTCTTCATCATTGCTTTTGTCAGATAATGTCAGTACAGTCAAAAAGCGATGGGGTTAATACTTTGCTCTTTGAAAAGAGAGAGCATATAGAGAAATTACATCGCACTCGTAATCTATTGCGTAAAGTTCAGGTAtcaaaattattaaaaatatcaTGATTTAATTTACGCCCCTGTGTTTGTATGTGAATTATGGCCTTTGACCTTGTTGACTTGCTTATATTTTATTCTTTTTTAAACAGTTTATTTATGATCTTCCTACTACACTCCAAAAATGTATAAAATCTGAGGCATATAGTGATGCAGTGAGGTTCTACACTGGAGCAATGCCGATATTTAAGGTTAATATACTTGTTGCTTGATCATCATAATTACTTATTCTGCTTTATCGATGACATTTGTTTATTGTTTTGCTCTTTATCTTGAATTTAATTAGGCATATGGGGACTCCTCATTCAAGGACTGTAAGAAAGCATCTGAAGAAGTAATGTCAGTTATTATTAACAAACTCGAGGTACATACGTTGATAATTTAGTATTGTTATAACAATGTGAACCGGTTGTAAAGAAATGTAATATACCCGTTAAAAGGGAAAATACAAAGATTTTGTTTTATGATTTTTTCCAGGACAAGGTTTCTTCCGACTCTGAATCAATACAAGCAAGAGCAGAGGCTGTAATGCTTCTTAAGCAGCTAGATTTTCCGGTTTGTGACTCTGATTTTAACAGCATTTTTAATATTGAGTGTTGTCAATACATGCTGAGTAGATATTGATAGAAATAGaaaaaaaacaaagaagaaaTAAATACACGAATTTACAGGATTCAAGTTATGCTTATTCGGATATTTAATATATCACTGTCAAAGGAAAGAATGTTTTTCAAATAGTTATAAATGATTTTACGGGAGGATTTCAAACATATTATGAAGCTCTACAACGATGAGCTTTGTAAATAATCAATAACTTATGCTTTCTTGCTTTTGAGTTTGTACTATTTTGGGAACAACCAATccacagttttttttttttttgttaaaacgaTGGAGAAATTATTTATTATATTGGATACTAATGGGTTGCTTCACTTTGGCAGGTTGAAAAATTGGAATCAAAGCTGCTTGAAAAGTTAGAACAGTTCCTTGAGGAACTTGATCTCTCTAAAGATACAAGCGTAGATTCCGCAAATCCTCATGAATCAGTTAATGAAGGAATAGAATCTGATTCCATTCCTCCTCGTCCTGAGGTAATTTCAAAGACGATAATCTGATAACCTTTCTTTAATACATACGTTTACACTTTACACACAAAAATAGGTATATGTGTGTTATATGTTACATATATTATGTTGTTCCATTGATTGTCATAATGTCATTATTGTTTTCAGTTGTCACTTTATCATAAATATGAGCGATTCCAGCTGTCTAATTTTTTGAATAGGTTCCCACTCGTGAATTTGTGGAAGCTGTTCATGCATATCATGTAATTTTTCCTGATTCAGAGCAGCATTTGGTCAAACTTATGCATGATTTGACCACAAGGTATGCATCTGCATCTTGATACATCTCCCAGTTAGTTCCAGTAGCTACTTCTTATCGTATTTTGGTGTTGAAGTCTAATGTGCGTTTTTTAGGCACTTTGAAGCTGCCAAACAACAAATACAAGAACAGATCTCTTCAGCAAAGCTTTCCAATCGACTTCGTAAGTAATATCACAACAACCATACTACATAGGGTTCGCCTTCAACTCGTGATAGAAACCCTAGAAAATCATCATCGTATCACCGCCACTTGTTGCTATCGGATATCgtctgaaaaaaataaaaaacaccgGGCCATAAACTTTTTTGACTGTACGTCGTCGTTCGATTTTTAAACCCTAGAAACAGTTGGAAACACACACAACAAAATaaccagattttttttttttacattcaaAGCTACACGCCGTTCCTGTTCTTAGCTTGCGGGGGAATATTAGACTAGTTATATAGTTATTATATCTAGAAGGTATCCAAGTTTGTAATATTATTCTCTAGATATAGAGCCCCTATGTAACACTACAGTACACACAAGCAATATACGGTTACTCTTCCTGGTTCAAGTTCCATTTATCATGTCAGATTAATTTAGTGTCTTCATTTTGTCCCTCTTTTTACAGGGTTCATCTGGACTGATGTCTTATTGATTGATGAAGTCTTACCAGAGGCTGGTCTACAAGATTTTGCCTTTGAGGTTATCATTCTCTTTCCTCCCTTCACTAGTAATTGTCTATAGTGTGCCTATACCAacttaattttttattttgaatttttttatcaCTTAACTATGCTGATTAAAATGTTCATGGGTCCAGGCTGCTCGTGACGTTCTGAAGCAATATGTCACTAGTTTATTTTCATATCTTCTTCATGAAATATCTGGTTTGTCTTTCTCTTTTACATAAATGCTATTTAGCAGGCTAGAGATGAATACTGAATTTCTGATTCAAGTCTTGTTGAACTGTCAGACGCTCTTCTGCAAATTCAAAAGGATAACATAGGAGAGGAGTACCCTCTGCGGGCTGCCCTTGAAGCCAGTAAAAATGTTTTGATTCAAGGCAGTACAAAAATTTTATCGGTATAATCATTGCTGCTATTTTGACTTGTATATAAGTtatctattaatttttttttcagtttcttatagtttttttttctattgggaaattggattttaataatcccgcCTAGAGGTGGTTGGtcaataataatcccaccttcaaatattgttactggcagtcccaccttttatttttatttttttaccagTGGATCTCTGTTGAAATTAAGTTTTTCTTCCGAACtcaaactgatgttttagggcttttgttcagaacgaggatacaagtcgattgatgtaaaacttacctcgaaacggtgctccaaacggcttgatttttgttaattgcaAGTTTAAACACCTGAATTGAAGCACCATTTTCGTCGTTTGGatcaccgtttcgaggtaagttttacatcaaccGACTTGTATCCTCGTTCTgttcaaaagccctaaaacatcagtttgaaatttggaaaaaaaacttaacggagttaagtttttttaacggaggTCCAttgagatttttttttaaaaggtgGGACTGCCAATAACAGTATTTGAAagtgggattattattggcctaCCACCTCCAGGCGGGATTGTTAAAATCCGATTTCTCTTTTCTATTTAAGCtcatttataatttttttataggATATCCGTTATCTTCTTGATGAAGACTTGGGATTGATATTGAAGTTAAGAGGCATGATTATTGGTTGGGTACAAGAAGGGTTTCAAACCTTCTTTAAACAACTTAATGGTCAACTACTCTTGCTGTCTGGTAAAAATGTTCCAACTGATAAGGCTCCTTCTGGGCTTGTACTTGTAATATCACAACTATCTATGTTCATTGAACGAGATGCCATTTCAAGAATTATCGAGGCAAGAACCGATCACTTCTCTTAAAAACTATTTGCATCTTTTATTTATgtgtaaaatgccattttcgtccctgaggtttggccagttttgcggcTTTCGgttaaaggtttgtttttctgcatctggatccaaaaggtttgaaatcttgccattttcatcgggctcgttaactccatccgtttttctctgttaagtcggGTATTTTTGCCTTTtctgttaacttaaagggcaattcggtctttttcactttatgtacaaagcatttagcataatgtacaagtattcaaaagatCGACTTGCCctttaaattaacaaaaaaagacgaaaatacccctgacttaacgaagaaaaatggatggagttagagtcggatgaaaatggcaagattttaaaccttttggatccagatgcgaaaaaacaaacctttagacgaaagtcgcaaaactgaccaaacctcagggacgaaaatggcattttactcttttatttatcTTCCAACCCTTGTAAAAATTTGTTCGTTACTTTTCAGGAAATTGGCTCTTCATTGTTGGGTGGTAGTTATGACTATGGCGGTTCTGCTTTTGTTCCTGCTGAAATCCGTCACACCTTTAGATCAGCTGGGGAAAAATTCTTGCAGCGTGTATGTGTTTTGTATACATAATGTTGAGTAATCATTTCGTGATCTATtgtattttatgttgttttataAATTGTGTGGAGTTTTTTTTACAGTATATTAGTATGAGAACCCAACGAATTTCGGTTCTTTTGAGGAAGAGGCTCACAACACCAAATTGGATCAAGGTTTGCATTGTTTTTCCCAACTTACCTTACACATGAACTGATTTGGTTTGGATGTGAGTTGATATTTATCGTATTTATTACTGACAAATATCTTCTATTTTTTTTAGCATAAAGAACCGAGAGAAGTTCATATGTTCGTTGATTTGTTTCTGCAAGAGGTATGGATCTTCACTTGGTTATTGATATCTTTATGCATAGCACATCTCAATTAAAGGTGTAATATTATTTAACCTCTTTGACTGAGTGTTTGGGTAATATTGGGCCCTGAAAAATTACTGAATGTATTGAATGGGCCGACTTACTACATAATTATAAACCAATTGGGTCACATTGGGCTCGAAGTTGAGTTAAGTGGGTTTTAATTTGGATAAGGAAATGGGAAGTGATGATTGTTTTCCGCTTCTCTTGCTTAATACACATGTTATAATTATATGTTCATGAATAATAATTTAGATATGCAAACTACAACATTTTCTTAGAAAATAACAATTTTGACACAAATTTGTCGATAAATTTATGTTTTGAAGGTTTTATATTGTAACGCATAATAAGTTATACAGTTAAGTTTGTTATAGTGGTCTTCTATGAAATTAAAAAATGAGGATTAACGGGTCAACCCAACCCATTTGACCTTTTTTCCAAAATTACCCATTTTGGccttttttttttccaaaattactCATTTTGACCCTATCCAACCCACCACTTTTTCCGTCTCTTATCGTTCTTTTAAATTTACTTTTTTCCCTCCTATTTTACCAAAATATGGGAACACCTTAATTAGTATGCCAATATTGAACGGAAATATAAAAGTTGAATTATTTATGTTGTGGCAGTTGGGAGCAGTAGGAAGTGAAGTGAAACAAATATTACCTCAAGGGCTTACTCGAAGACATTCTCGCACCGAGAGCAATGGAAGTACTAGCTCTTCACGCAGCAATCCATTAAGAGATAATCGTTCCAACACCAACAGGGCCCGCAGTCAGCTTCTAGAAACCCATCTAGCAAAACTGTTTAAACAAAAAATGGAAATCTTCACAAAAGTTGAACATACACAGGTGTGTGATTTTTTTGTTCTATTACGTCAACAATTATAACGATAGGTGTTATTTGTGAATTATAATAGAGCTTTCTGTTGCAGGAATCTGTTGTGATGACTATCGTGAAACGTTGCCTGAAAAGTTTGCAAGAATTTGTTAGGTTGCATACTTTTAATCGGagtggattccaacaaattcagttGGATATGCAGTACCTGAGAATCACCCTTAAGGACAATGCTGAAGATGAAGCTGCTGTTGAATTTCTGCTTGATGAGGTAATCAGATAGCCTAGTGGAAGTAACTGAATGGCTTTTATGAAACATGTCATTTTTAGTGTTTTGTAACTGTATATATgaagtaaaatgccattttcgtccctgaggtttggccaattttgcgactttcatccaaaggtttgtttttctgcatttggattcaaatggtttgaaatcttgccatttttatccggctcgttaactctatccattttctccgttaagtcaggggtatttccgtcctttttgttaacttaaagggcaattcggtctttttcactttatgtaaaaagaccgaatgcccctgaaaaagaccgaattgccctttaagttaacaaaaaggacggaaatacccctgacttaacggagaaaaaggatagagttaacgagctggatgaaagtggcaagatttcaaaccttttggatccagatgcggaaaaacaaacctttggacgaaagtcgcaaaactggccaaacctcggacgaaaatggcattttactccatATATGAGATTATAATATATAGAAGGATAGATACAAATATCGCTTGTATGGAACATgtcatttttagtgttttttaacTGTATATTATAATATCTGGAAGGATAGATACCAATATCGAACTTTTAGAAAGGTATACTTATGGGTTTAGTAAACGATTTATGGAAGTTAATGGTAACGCTTTTTTTTTGAACAGGTGATAGTTGCTGCTGCTGAACGTTGTGTTGATCCTAGTCCTCTAGAACCGGCAATCCTAGACAGAATTGTACAAGCGAAATTGGCTAAGACCATGGACCAAGAACCAGCCACTTCTTAGCTTTTACAAGGTTGAACCACTATCCCTTTAACAATCACATAAAGGGGTCAAGTTATCTCACATCATAGATCAAAGTATCGGTATGCACCGAAAGCTTGTTGGAAGTGCATGATTGAGCTATATGAATATTTGTTGTATTATTGTGCTCCGTATGGATGGTTTCTTAATTTGCTTTAATACAAGTGTGGTTTAGCGACTCAACGAAGAAAGGACCCCAGAGAGAAATATGTGAATTTTAATTTTGACTTTAAAGGAAAAAAAACGAGTCATTGGATGGCATGTTTATGCGGTAAAGCATTTTATtaagattgttttttttttcttgtaagTGTTTTAGTATGTTAAAAAGgattttttcttttgttttggtggGTCTGGCTTATTTATTTGCCATGGCTCTTGGGTAGTTCTTGTATAGTATAACTAGCGGATGTGAGTATAAGGTTCCAGGTGATTGTGGTCATGTGGTGAGTTGGCAAAAAGTGAAGGGACCTGTTGGTGGCACTAGCAAAGTGAAGATGACTGGACCCGCTAGTCAAGCGGGCGGAAGTGGATGGTCTAGTGGCTAGGGTGTGTATACTGTCGCTGGTGGGGTGGCATTTTTTAGCGAGATCCGCTGGTAGCACCAACAGATGTGAACATAAACGCGTCAGAAGAAGCCATCAACTCTTTTGTCCCGGTGGACAACAATTTCCTTTTTCCTTTTATTTTTCTTGTACGTCTGCAATCACGATTCACAGTATATACTGTCTTGTTTAATGTTTAGGAATTAGGAGGGGAAAGGCCCGTAAAGCTTAGCCCACAATTGTTTTGAACATAAACGCGTCAGAAGAAGCCATCAACTCACAATCGTAGTCCAACCTTTTACACTCATTAACAATCCAACCTAAactaatttcttttatattagtGACATCAGTGTTTATCTCTACTTACACGtagtggtgcacaaatcgggtttttctaaaaaccggttccgggtatggaaccggattcgggtaggatcgggtttttcaaaatcgggtttttttaaaccgggtcgggtccgggtccgggttttctaccaaaaatgtataccctatataCCCGAGTTCGGGTAGGGTTCAGGTTgggttttataaaacccgggtattataataccctatttcCGGGTTCGGGTATTCATCGGGTAGGGTTTGGGTATGCATCGGGTTGGGAAAAAACCCGCACTGGGTATTAAAAAAACCCGACAGGGTATTAATGCTTCTTGCACATTCAAAGAAGGGGCCCGCATCGGCATTGTTAGACGGACAATATCAATCATCAATCATACCCAgtaaaatcccacaaatagcaaagctattggtagggtctggggagggtgggatgtaggcacaccttacctctacccctagggatagagaggctgctttcagtgagaccctcggctccaaaacaCCCAGAAAAGAAATAAATAGAACATGAGGTGTATGCGTGTGTGTACGAAGCTACCAACATAACATGAGTGGTGAAAGAGTGCATGGTAAACAAGACAAATATAATACAAACAGCCTATACAAATAGATACATATCTACGACCATACACTATACCTAGAAACACAATAGTGGAACAAGTATGGGCCTTAATAATGGATGCACTTTTCCGTCTGGTAGAACATGATAGTGGAACAATTCATATAGGTTTGGGCATTTGCTCTATAGGACTAAAGGACCTCAGAATGAAACTAAGTATCATCCCTCAAGAACCAACACTTTTCAAGGGTAGTATAAGAACAAACTTGGACCCACTTGAACTTCATTGGATGATGAAATTAATAAAATTGTGTTATGTGCCAAAGATGCATCTACTTAAAACCTATATAATCGGGTATAAGaaaacccggttccgggtatttataaaaaccggttccgggtatttataaaaaccgggtttcgggtataaaAAACCCGGTTCCAGGTTCGGGTTTTAGATCAAATATGAATACCCGGTCCCTACCCTATGGGTAGGGTCAGGTTCAGGTTCGGGTATAGAAAACCCGGTTTTTataatacccggttc comes from the Helianthus annuus cultivar XRQ/B chromosome 4, HanXRQr2.0-SUNRISE, whole genome shotgun sequence genome and includes:
- the LOC110909916 gene encoding vacuolar protein sorting-associated protein 51 homolog; protein product: MAADDVSVDDKVKRTRDLLSSFYSQDASQIHSAPANSTSRFATLDTINTTSFDADQYMNLLVHKSNLEGLLQRHVEMAAEIKNLDTDLQMLVYENYNKFISATDTIKRMKNNIVGMEVNMEQLLDKIMSVQSKSDGVNTLLFEKREHIEKLHRTRNLLRKVQFIYDLPTTLQKCIKSEAYSDAVRFYTGAMPIFKAYGDSSFKDCKKASEEVMSVIINKLEDKVSSDSESIQARAEAVMLLKQLDFPVEKLESKLLEKLEQFLEELDLSKDTSVDSANPHESVNEGIESDSIPPRPEVPTREFVEAVHAYHVIFPDSEQHLVKLMHDLTTRHFEAAKQQIQEQISSAKLSNRLRFIWTDVLLIDEVLPEAGLQDFAFEAARDVLKQYVTSLFSYLLHEISDALLQIQKDNIGEEYPLRAALEASKNVLIQGSTKILSDIRYLLDEDLGLILKLRGMIIGWVQEGFQTFFKQLNGQLLLLSGKNVPTDKAPSGLVLVISQLSMFIERDAISRIIEEIGSSLLGGSYDYGGSAFVPAEIRHTFRSAGEKFLQRYISMRTQRISVLLRKRLTTPNWIKHKEPREVHMFVDLFLQELGAVGSEVKQILPQGLTRRHSRTESNGSTSSSRSNPLRDNRSNTNRARSQLLETHLAKLFKQKMEIFTKVEHTQESVVMTIVKRCLKSLQEFVRLHTFNRSGFQQIQLDMQYLRITLKDNAEDEAAVEFLLDEVIVAAAERCVDPSPLEPAILDRIVQAKLAKTMDQEPATS